Genomic DNA from Erythrobacter aureus:
GGGTTGGATGAAGATCACCTCTCGCGGCTGCGCACGCTCGCCAACCGGATCGACCCGCTCTGGATTTCCGATCACCTGTGCTGGACCCGCACAAGCGCGCATAACAGCCACGACCTCCTGCCGCTGCCGCTAACGACCGAAGCGCTCGACGTCGTCTGCGCCAATATCGACCGCGCGCAGGACGCGCTTGGGCGACCGATGCTGTTCGAAAACCCGTCGAGCTATCTCACCTTTCCCGAAGACGAGATGGCCGAATGGGAATTCCTGTCGGAGATGGCGCATCGTACGGGATGCTACCTGCTGCTGGACATCAACAACGTCTATGTCAGCGCGCATAATCACGGGTTCTCGGCGCGCGACTACATCGCCGGGCTCCCGCTCGACCGGGTGCGCCAGATCCATCTGGCAGGGCACGAACCGGGCGAGATCATCATCGACACGCACGACCGCGCGGTGAGCGACGGCGTATGGGAGCTTTATGTGGATACGATCGCGCAGCTCGGGCCGGTCGCGACGATGATCGAGCGCGACGACAAGATCCCGCCGCTGGACGAGCTGCTCGCCGAACTCGAGCTTGCGCGATCGCTGGGGCGGGGCAATGCGGGGGCGATCGCGGCATGACCGGCCTTGCCCAGCGACAGGCGGCCTTTCTCGGCGCGATCCTCGACGACGAGGCACCTTTGCCAACGGGCTGGGGCGACGAACGCGCGCCTGGCCTCGCGATCTATCGCAACAATTACCGCTCCTCGCTGGTGAAAGCGCTGCGCTCGACCTTCGAGATGACCGAGCGGCTGGTCGGCGAAGATGCGTTCCGCCGTGCCGCCGCGCATCACTGCATCATGTATCCGCCGCGAAGCTGGACTCTGGACCTCGCCGGGAAGGGCTTTCCCGAAACCTGCACCGAGCTATTCACATACGATCCCGATGTGGCCGAACTGGCTGCGCTCGAATGGGCGATGCACGAGGCATTTGTTGCGCGAAACGCAAAGCCGCTGACCACCGCCGGTTTCGGGGAGGCCTGCGCCACATTCACCGAAGGCGACTGGGAAGGCCTTACACTAACCTTGGTGCCCGACCTGCGCGTGGTTGGCGCAAGCCATGATCTCGTTCGCCTCTGGTCTTCCCTCGCAGCCGATACCGCGAAACCGGATGTGGTCCCGTTCGGAGAGGCGCAATGTGCGATCGTCTGGCGCGAGGGTGAACGACCCGTCTTCGCTCTTCGCCCGGCATGGGAAGGCGCGGCGCTGGACGCGTTTCACAGGGGCGCGACATTCGGCGAAGTCTGCGCGGCGCTGATCGAAACACTGGGCGACGAGGCGGCGATCGCCGAAGCCGGCGCAATGCTGGCCCGATGGGTCGGCGAAGGGCTGATCGACAAACTGGCTCAGGGGGTGGAAACCTCGTCCGCCGTGACCCCGCTCTCGCCCTTCGCGTCCGAATCATCCGACTCGTCCTTGTCGGTCCGGTAACGGTCGAACCAGGCGAGGATGTTCTCGGTCTTGGCAATCAGGCGCGATGGCCGCGAGGCAATGCCATGCGAACTGCCCGGTACGCGAATAAGCATGGTGTCGACGCCGCGCAGCTTCAGCGCCTGGTAGAACTGCTCGCTCTCGGTGATCGGCGTGCGGTGGTCTTCCTCGCCCGTCAGCAACATGGTCGGCGTGGTGACATTGCCGACCAGGCTCAGCGGCGAGCGCTTCCAGTAATGCATCGGGTCCTCCCACGGCAGGGCAGGGAACTGGTGATAGGTCTGGAAGATATAGCTATCTGCCGTCAGTGTCTTCGATAGCCAGTTGATCACCGGCTTGGCCGCCACCGCCGCATTGAAACGGTCGGTCAGCCCGACGAGATAGGCGGTGGCGATCCCGCCTGCCGAACCGCCGGTGACGAAGAGATTGTCCTCGTCGATAAAGCCTTTCGCGATCATCGCATCGACGCCCGACATGTGATCGGCGGCGTCCTCCTCGCTCGAATACTTGTGCTCGAGCAGCAAAGCGAAATCCTCGCCATAGGAGGTCGAACCGCGATGGTTGTCGTAGAAAACGACGTAGCCCTCGGCGGCATATCGCTGCACCTCGGCGCTGAAATGCGGACCATAGGCGGCATGGGGGCCGCCATGGATCTCAAGGATCAGCGGGTATTTCTTCCCCGGGTCGAAGCCGGGGGGCGTGACGTACCAGCCCTGGATCTCGGTGCCGTCGAAACTCGAGTTATAGGTGATCTCGTGCACTTCGCCGAGCGTTCTGTGGGCGAGGAGGTCCTCGTTCAGGGCCGTAAGCTGGCGACTGCGGTTGCCGCTGCGCACGGCGAGATCGGCGGGCCGTTGGCTGGTCCCCGCGGTCCAGGCCAGCGTGCCGTTGGCCGCAACATCGTAAGTGCCGCTTGTATAGGGACGTCCAAGCGTTGTGCCGCCGAGACCCTCCGCGACCGTTGTGACACGACCGTCCAGCGATACACGGCCGATCTTCTTCTCGCCGCGATCTTCGAAGGTGAAATAGATCGCGCGATTGCCGCCCCAGCGGATATCGCCGACTTCGCGATCGAGGCTTTGGGTGAGATTGCGCGCGCCGCTACCATCGGCATTCTTCACGCACACATCGATCTGCCACACCGGTCGCTTGACATTCGGCATGCAGACGAAAGCCACACGCCCACCGTCGGGAGAAACCTGCGGATTGCCTTCCGCCCCGCTGCCGGAAGTGAATTGGCTGAGCGCGCCTCTGCCGACATCGACCGTATAGATGTCGCTCTCGACCGTCTGCAGTTCCCAGCCCTCGTTGCGATTGGCGGAGAAATAGATGCTTCGGCCGTCGCGGCTCCACGATAGCGGCCCCTCGTGGTCGAAATCGCCTTGGGTCAGCTTGCGCGGCGTGCCGCCATTCGCGGGAACCACGAAGACATGGCGGAAGGCCGGGTCGAGAAAGCCTCGACCATCGCGGCGGAACTGGGCGTGATCGATCACCTTGACTGCGGCCGACCATTTGGCGCCTTCAGGCTTTTTCGGCATCTTGGCCAGCGGTTTGCGCTCGGCATCGACATTGCTGGTAAAGGCGATCCATTGCCCGTCGGGCGACCAGGCCAGGCTGCTCGCACCGCTGTCCAGACTTGCCACCTGCTGAACCTGTCCGCTGTCCATCCATCGCGTGTAGATCGCGGCACGGTCGTTGGAGTCGCGCCCGGAATATACAATGCGGCGACCGTCGGGTGACCATTCGGCATGGCTTGCCCCGTCGACTACCAGGCGCGGTTCACCACCGACCACGGGGACCATCCAGATCGCCCCCTCGGTCCGGTCGGACATGATGTCGTTCGAGCGGCGGACGAAGAGAACAGTGCGACCATCGGGCGATATCCTCGGGTCGTCGGCATATTCCAGCGCGAATACGTCCTCGGCGCTGAATGTCGTATCGTCCTGCGCCGCTAGTGGTGCCGCCGCGATTAGCGGTCCGGCCAAAACCCATGCGCGGAAAAGGCTTCTCATCTGCCTGGTCTCCCTATTTCGTGGGATGCGGCGTAGCACAGAAAAAGGGGCGCGGAAGGTCTAATCCCGCGCCCCTTTAGCGTTCCCGAAAGGGTGTTATGTTCAGGCGCCCGGAGGCAAGGGATCGTCCGATTTCGGGGCCGATCCGGCAAGATCGCTGTCCATCTGTTCGAGCTTCCTTGCAGCCCAGTCGCGGCCGCCGAGACCGAAAGCGAGCGCGCCTGCGACCGCAATTCCCGCGATGAGGATGGTCAGCGCATTGGCCGGGATCATTCCGCCGATGCCGGTGAATTGCAGTCCCATGAAGACGAACAGGATGATCGTTGCCCAGCGGACGATGGTGGCCGCAGTGCCGCTCCCCGCATCGCCCGCTATCAGCCGCGCGAGCAGGTTGGCGATCAGGAAGCCGAAGGCGATGACCACCGCCCCGAAGATTACCCGTCCGCCCAGTTCTAGCAGTTGATCCAAGATCACGGTCAGTTCGGGAAAACCGAGCAACCGTGTAGCCGCGATGGCGAAGAACAGGATGATCGCGACTTGCACCACGCGGGCGATGATGCCCGATGCGGTGGTGCCGTCTCCGACCAGTCCGGTTTCCGCCAGTGCCCGGTCGACGCCAAGGCCCGGCAACACCTCCTTGATGATTTGCACCACGAATTTGCTGATCAGATAGCCGATACCCAGCAGCACCGCCGCGGCGATGATATTCGGGATGGCGGCGAAGATCATCTCGAGCATGCGCGAAGCCGGACCGCTGATCGAATCGATGCCAAGCTGTTCGAGCGCGGCGATCGCCACCGGAATGGCGATCAGGACATAGATGATCGTGCCGATGGTCTTGCTGATCGTGGTGTTGCCGGTGACATTGTCGACCCCGCCGCGATTGGCCCATTTGTCGAAATCGACCGTTTGCAGCGTCGTCACGACCAGGTCGCGCGCAATCCGTGCAACCATCATGCCGATGAAGAAGATCAGGCCCGCCCACAGCAGGTTCGGGAGGAAGGCGACAACATTCTCGAGCAGGCTGTCGATCGGTCCCGCAACACCGCCCAGTTCGAGGATGTTGAGAATGATCAGCAACCCGAACAGCCAGATCAGTAAGGATACGATCTTGCCGAGCGATTCTCCCAGCGACTGGCCGCTGCCGGTTCCGCGCTTGAAGAAATCGACAGCGTCGACGAGTTTGGCGAAGGCCCATTTCGCCGCGCGTGCGGCGAGCCAGGTGATGACGAGCGCAACGATGGCCAGCAGGATTTTCTCCCCCAGCTCCATCGCCAGCTGTTCGTCGAAACGATAGCGATCGAAAATCATGAAACCTCTCCCCATTGGTTTCCGTAGCGTCAGGGCTATCACGGTGTCGGAAATCTACAAAATCCTTGTGGGGGATTGAGTGGATAACTCGCCGTGCTATCCCTCTCGCATGAGAGGATTTTTCACACCGCTAGTCCGCGCTTTCGCCGCGATTTCGATTTTGTTCGCATATCCTGCGGCGGCGCAGGCCGATCCGGGATGGTCGATCGCCATCCATGGCGGAGCCGGGACCATTGAACGCGAAAACATGACGGCGGAGCAGGACGCCGCCTATCGCGCGGCGCTGCAGAACGCGCTCGATGCCGGCGCCAAGGTGCTGCGCGAAGGCGGCAGCGCGATGGATGCGATCCAGGCGGCGATCGAACCGATGGAGGACGATCCGCTGTTCAACGCCGGACGCGGCGCGGTGCTGACCTGGGATGGCGATATCGAACTCGACGCTTCGATCATGGACGGGCGCACGCGCGATGCGGGCGCCGTGGCGGGCGTCACCGGTATCCGCCACCCGATCGAGCTTGCCCGAAAGGTGATGACCGACAGCCCGCATGTCATGCTGGCGGGGGGCGGGGCAGAGGCATTCGCGGCCGAGCAAGGCCTGGAACTGATGCCGCCCGAATGGTTCGAGACCGAGCGGCGCAAGGAGGCGCTCCAACGGATGAAGGCTCGGAAGCTCTCGGCGATCGACGTCGATGTGAAGTTCGGAACGGTCGGCGCGGTGGCGCTCGACAGCCAGGGCAACATGGCTGCGGGCACCTCGACCGGCGGGATGACCGGCAAACGCTGGGGTCGGATCGGCGATGCGCCGATCATCGGTGCGGGCACCTATGCCGACAACCGCGCCTGCGCCGTCTCGGCCACGGGCTGGGGCGAATTCTTCATTCGTGTCGGCGTTGCGCATGAGATCTGCACGCGCCTGCGCTATCGCTATCAGACGGAAATCGGCGCAGCGCAGGCCGAAGTGCCGCGCGACAGCGAAGGGCAGCCGACCTATATCGTCCATGCCAGCGAGTTCGGGCTCGATGCCGCCCAGGCTCAGGAAGAGATCGATGCGGTGATCGCCGAGGTCGGTGCGCTGGGCGGCGACGGCGGCGTCATCGTCGTGACGAGCGAGGGCCATCCGCTGTTCAGCATGAATAGCAGCGGCATGTATCGCGGCCGCGCCACCAGCGATGGCACGAACGAGGTGGCGATCTACGCCGACGAATAGCTAGGTCGGCAAGGGCGAATCGAGTCTTCGCGCCCATTCGGCTAGGAGCCTTCCCACTTGCGCGAAGGCAGCGTCGACTCTTTGGCCATCGATTGGTGCCCCGACAGGGGACTGATGATACACGGCAAAGAATGTGGGCGCTTCAGAGGGATCGAGCGCAAAGCCGATATTTCCGCGCAGATAACCCATTCCTGGATGCGCGCCCGAATTGCCGGTCTTGTCGCCAGCGACCCAGTCTTCGGGCAGCCCCGCCCTCACGCGCTTGAGACCGGTTGTCGATTCGATCATCCACTGGCGCAGTTCCCGTCGCCGAGGTGCTGCGAGTGGCGATTCGCTGTTCGTAGCGAGCATTTTCGCGAGTGTGCGAGCCATGGCTACCGGCGTCGTCGTGTCGCGGACATCGCCTTCCGGGACGAAATTCACCGCGGTCTCCATCCGGTCGAGCCGCGAGGTCTCGTCGCCGAGCCTGCGCCAGAAGGCCGTCAGTCCGGCAGGTCCGCCGACCCGGTCGAGCAGCAGGTTGGCCGCCAGATTGTCCGATACGGTCTGGGCGGCATGAGCGAGTTCGCTCAGCGTCGCTCCCTGCGCGACACGCTCTCCGGTGAAGGGTGTGTGAAAGATGAGATCGTCGGCTGTCCAGGTCACCCGTTCGGAAAGGTCGAGTGTGCCGTCCTGTCCGAGGGATAAGGCCTGTGCCGCGAGCGATGTCTTGAAAGTGGAACACATGGGAAAACGTTCATCGCCGCGATATGCGATATGGGCGTGACGTGCCGGAGCGTGGAACGCAACGCCAAGCCGCCCTCCCAGTGCCCGCTCTAGGATACGAAAGGTCGCTGAGAAGCGCCCGTCCGCGCTCCGGTCGAGAGGCACGCAGGCCATGCCCGCCAGAGCCGCTGCGCCTGCAATCATGCTGCGTCGGTCGAGCGTCATCCGCGCTTCCGTGCCTGCGCATAGCTGCCCAGCAGGCGGACCTCGTTCGTCTGGAAGGCGAGTTCCTCCAGCGCTGCATCCACGCGCGGATCGCCCGGGGCGCCTTCGATATCGGCAAAGAACTGCGTTGCCGCGAAGCTCGCGCCCTTTTGGTAGCTTTCCAGCTTGGTCATGTTCACGCCATTGGTCGCGAAGCAGCCTAACGCCTTGTAGAGGGCGGCGGGGATATTCTTCACCTCGAAAATGAACGTGGTCATCGCCCGTGCGCCTTCGAGCGCCGTGGGATCGCGCGCCTCCTTCGCCAGCACAACGAATCGCGTCGTATTGTCATGCGCGTCCTCGACTTCGCGCTCGATAATGTCGAGGCCGTACAGGTCTGCCGCCAGCGCCGGGGCGATGGCTGCGACATCCCGCCTGCCACTCTCCGCAACGAACGCCGCCGCGCCCGCTGTATCGGCATGGCTGAGGCCGATGATCCCGCGTTCGGACAGGAATTTGTGCGACTGACCGAGCGCTTGCGGATGGCTGTAGGCGGCCTCGAACGGACCCGGGCCGAGCGCAATCAGGCAGTGCGTGATGCGCATGAAATGTTCGGCCACGATGGCCAGACCGCTGCCGGGAAGCAGGAAGTGGATATCGGCCACGCGGCCATGCTGGCTGTTCTCGATCGGGATCATCGCGCAGCCGGCCGCACCGTTTTCGACCGCTTCGAGCGCATCTTCGAAGCTGAAGCACGGCAAAGGCAACGCATCGGGAGCGAACTGCATGGCCGCCTGATGCGAGTTCGAACCCGGCGCGCCGCCAAAGGCAATGGCGCGCATGGGATCTTGCGCTGCGGCGGCGCGCATCGAGTCGACGAGGGCGAGAGCGGGCTTGGCGAATTGGCGCATGGTCCGAGCGGCGTTACGGATGCGTTGTGATCGCATCAAGCGCTATTGCGCCCTGCGCACTTGCGCAAGGCGTGCACGCACACTAGAGCGGCGCGCAACCATCAGACCAACCGATTTTTCGCCGGGTATTTTACGCAATGGACGATCGCTTCAACACCGCCGCTGGCTGGGTTCTCTTCGCGGGCATCATTGCCCTTGGTGGTTCCATAGTTTCGGGGATGTATTTCCACGCCGACGATGGCGGGCTGCCGGAGGGTGTGGAACCTGGGTATTTCATCGAAGGCGAGGAAAGCGAAGGCGGCGCCGATGCGGGACCCGATCTGGGTACTTTGCTGGCCAATGCGGATGCCGCCGCCGGCGAGCGCGTTTTCGCCAAGTGCACGGCCTGCCACACGATCGATCAGGGCGGTGCCAACGGTATCGGTCCCAATCTTTATGGCGTCATGGGCAAGGCGATTGCCGGCGGCGCGGCCGGTTTCGCCTATAGCTCGGCACTCAGCGAAAAGGGTGGCCAGTGGACATGGGAAAACATGGATGCCTGGCTGACGAGCCCGCGGGGCTTTGCCAATGGCACGAAGATGAGCTTCGCCGGCCTCGGCAAACCTGAGGACCGGGCCAATGTCATGGAATTCATGGCAACTTACGGGGGGGCACCGGCCAAGCCCGAGCCCGCCGCTCCTGAAGAAGAGGTTGTCGAAGGCGAGGATGCGCCCGGCGCCGGTCCCGGTCCGGTCGAAGGCGCCGAAGTGGGTGCCGCGGAAGCTGCTGGCGGGATGAGCGCCGATCAGCCGGTTGCCGCCGACAATGCCGCGACCGACAATGAGGGCGCAACCAAGGTCGACTGACCCCGGTTTCGTTATCGATCGGTTTCGAAAACCCCGCCCATGGCGGGGTTTTTTGTGCCCTGCGCCTATACGCCGCCCTTGAAGCCTTGCGCGATGACGTACCATTCGCTCGAACCCTTACGGCTGGCGGGCGGTTTGGCGTGCTTGACCGTCTTGAAATGCTGTTTGAGCAGTTTGAGCATTTCGTTGTCGGTTCCTCCGGCGAGCACCTTCGCCAGATAGGTTCCGCCGGGTGCCAGATTCTCGATCGCGAACCAGGCCCCTGCCTCTACCAGCCCCATGGTACGCAAATGGTCGGTCTGCTTGTGGCCCACGGTATTGGCAGCCATATCGCTCATGACCAGGTCGGCCTTCCCGCCCAGCGCGTCTTCCAGCACTGCGGGGGCCTCGTCGTCCATGAAATCCATCTGGAAAATGGTCACGCCGTCGATGGGCTCGACTTCGAGCAGGTCGATGCCCACCACATGGGCTTTGGGCTTCAGCTTGCGCACCACTTGGCTCCACCCACCCGGCGCGATACCGAGATCGACGACGCGCGTGACACCTTTGAGCAGGCCGAACTTCTCGTCCAGCTCGATCAGCTTGTAGGCGGCGCGGCTGCGATAACCTTCGGCTTTGGCCTGTTTCACGTAAGGATCGTTGAGCTGGCGTTGCAGCCAGCGGGTCGAGCTCGCGGTGCGTTTCTTCGCGGTGCGGACGCGCGTGTCGCGGTCTTTGCCTGAGCGTGCCATTATGATTGGGTCCTTGCTTGGTACACCTTCGACCTCCGTCGAAGGCTTGCTGGAACAGCCGAAAGGGAAACGCGGAGGCGCTTCCCGCACGCATCAAAAACACCGAAATCAAACATCCTGCTCTCGCATTCGCTGGACCGCCGCGCGGCTGCGTTCGCCTTCGGCATCGGCGGCAATCAAGCTGCGCAATATGCCTTCGCGAATACCGCGATCGGCCACGCCAAGCTGTTCGGCGGGCCAGATGTCGAGGATCGACTCGAGAATAGCACAGCCGGCAATGACGAGATTCGCCCGATCGTCGCCGATGCAGGGCAAGCGCTTTCGTTCCGATGCGCTCATGCGCGACAGCCTGGTCGAAATGTCGCGCATCGCCAGCGAGGGCACGATCAAGCCATCGACCGCGCGCCGATCATATTGGGGCAGCTCCAGATGCAGGCTGGCCAGCGTCGTCACGGTTCCGCTGGTGCCGAGCAGCCGGATCGGATCGGGCGCGAAGGTATGTTCGCGGATCCGTTCGGCGAATTCGGCGAAACTGCGTCCGACCGTGCGGCGCATCTGGACATAACGATCGAGCCGAGAGTGCTCGCTCTCGTCTGTCCCATCAACCATGTCGGTGAGGGAGACCACGCCCCAGGGAACGCTCAGCCAATCGAGAATGCGCGGGACTTTCTCGCCCGGCTGCACCAGGACGAGTTCGGTGGAGCCGCCGCCAATATCGAAAATAATCGCCGGGCCGTTGCCTTCTTCCAGCAAGACATGACAGCCAAGCACGGCGAGCCGTGCCTCTTCCTGGGCGGAAATGATATCGAGCATGATGCCGGTTTCGCGCTGCACCCGTTCGATGAAGGCTTCGCCGTTGGATGCACGACGGCATGCTTCCGTGGCGACCGACCGGGCGAGCCGAACATTGCGGCGGCGGAGTTTCTCCGCGCAGACATGCAGCGCCGCCACTGTGCGTTCCATCGCCTCGTCGGACAGTTTGCCACTGGCCGCGAGTCCCTCGCCCAGGCGAACCACGCGGCTGAAGGCATCGATCACGGTAAAATTC
This window encodes:
- a CDS encoding mechanosensitive ion channel — translated: MIFDRYRFDEQLAMELGEKILLAIVALVITWLAARAAKWAFAKLVDAVDFFKRGTGSGQSLGESLGKIVSLLIWLFGLLIILNILELGGVAGPIDSLLENVVAFLPNLLWAGLIFFIGMMVARIARDLVVTTLQTVDFDKWANRGGVDNVTGNTTISKTIGTIIYVLIAIPVAIAALEQLGIDSISGPASRMLEMIFAAIPNIIAAAVLLGIGYLISKFVVQIIKEVLPGLGVDRALAETGLVGDGTTASGIIARVVQVAIILFFAIAATRLLGFPELTVILDQLLELGGRVIFGAVVIAFGFLIANLLARLIAGDAGSGTAATIVRWATIILFVFMGLQFTGIGGMIPANALTILIAGIAVAGALAFGLGGRDWAARKLEQMDSDLAGSAPKSDDPLPPGA
- a CDS encoding S9 family peptidase encodes the protein MRSLFRAWVLAGPLIAAAPLAAQDDTTFSAEDVFALEYADDPRISPDGRTVLFVRRSNDIMSDRTEGAIWMVPVVGGEPRLVVDGASHAEWSPDGRRIVYSGRDSNDRAAIYTRWMDSGQVQQVASLDSGASSLAWSPDGQWIAFTSNVDAERKPLAKMPKKPEGAKWSAAVKVIDHAQFRRDGRGFLDPAFRHVFVVPANGGTPRKLTQGDFDHEGPLSWSRDGRSIYFSANRNEGWELQTVESDIYTVDVGRGALSQFTSGSGAEGNPQVSPDGGRVAFVCMPNVKRPVWQIDVCVKNADGSGARNLTQSLDREVGDIRWGGNRAIYFTFEDRGEKKIGRVSLDGRVTTVAEGLGGTTLGRPYTSGTYDVAANGTLAWTAGTSQRPADLAVRSGNRSRQLTALNEDLLAHRTLGEVHEITYNSSFDGTEIQGWYVTPPGFDPGKKYPLILEIHGGPHAAYGPHFSAEVQRYAAEGYVVFYDNHRGSTSYGEDFALLLEHKYSSEEDAADHMSGVDAMIAKGFIDEDNLFVTGGSAGGIATAYLVGLTDRFNAAVAAKPVINWLSKTLTADSYIFQTYHQFPALPWEDPMHYWKRSPLSLVGNVTTPTMLLTGEEDHRTPITESEQFYQALKLRGVDTMLIRVPGSSHGIASRPSRLIAKTENILAWFDRYRTDKDESDDSDAKGESGVTADEVSTP
- a CDS encoding isoaspartyl peptidase/L-asparaginase family protein, which encodes MRGFFTPLVRAFAAISILFAYPAAAQADPGWSIAIHGGAGTIERENMTAEQDAAYRAALQNALDAGAKVLREGGSAMDAIQAAIEPMEDDPLFNAGRGAVLTWDGDIELDASIMDGRTRDAGAVAGVTGIRHPIELARKVMTDSPHVMLAGGGAEAFAAEQGLELMPPEWFETERRKEALQRMKARKLSAIDVDVKFGTVGAVALDSQGNMAAGTSTGGMTGKRWGRIGDAPIIGAGTYADNRACAVSATGWGEFFIRVGVAHEICTRLRYRYQTEIGAAQAEVPRDSEGQPTYIVHASEFGLDAAQAQEEIDAVIAEVGALGGDGGVIVVTSEGHPLFSMNSSGMYRGRATSDGTNEVAIYADE
- a CDS encoding Ppx/GppA phosphatase family protein, with protein sequence MADHTPPDTKRGRGTQRGGKSGKVADFRYKRPSRPETKRGGKRNAPHRDSAIASRPNGQPGPHSGHPPRRQAYAALDLGTNNCRLLIARPSGENFTVIDAFSRVVRLGEGLAASGKLSDEAMERTVAALHVCAEKLRRRNVRLARSVATEACRRASNGEAFIERVQRETGIMLDIISAQEEARLAVLGCHVLLEEGNGPAIIFDIGGGSTELVLVQPGEKVPRILDWLSVPWGVVSLTDMVDGTDESEHSRLDRYVQMRRTVGRSFAEFAERIREHTFAPDPIRLLGTSGTVTTLASLHLELPQYDRRAVDGLIVPSLAMRDISTRLSRMSASERKRLPCIGDDRANLVIAGCAILESILDIWPAEQLGVADRGIREGILRSLIAADAEGERSRAAVQRMREQDV
- a CDS encoding c-type cytochrome — encoded protein: MDDRFNTAAGWVLFAGIIALGGSIVSGMYFHADDGGLPEGVEPGYFIEGEESEGGADAGPDLGTLLANADAAAGERVFAKCTACHTIDQGGANGIGPNLYGVMGKAIAGGAAGFAYSSALSEKGGQWTWENMDAWLTSPRGFANGTKMSFAGLGKPEDRANVMEFMATYGGAPAKPEPAAPEEEVVEGEDAPGAGPGPVEGAEVGAAEAAGGMSADQPVAADNAATDNEGATKVD
- the bufB gene encoding MNIO family bufferin maturase is translated as MSAIAPFDGFGLGLRRTHYADFLDGEVEVDFVEVISENYMVEGGKPLRVLEQVREKHPVILHGVSMSIGSAQGLDEDHLSRLRTLANRIDPLWISDHLCWTRTSAHNSHDLLPLPLTTEALDVVCANIDRAQDALGRPMLFENPSSYLTFPEDEMAEWEFLSEMAHRTGCYLLLDINNVYVSAHNHGFSARDYIAGLPLDRVRQIHLAGHEPGEIIIDTHDRAVSDGVWELYVDTIAQLGPVATMIERDDKIPPLDELLAELELARSLGRGNAGAIAA
- a CDS encoding RlmE family RNA methyltransferase, whose protein sequence is MARSGKDRDTRVRTAKKRTASSTRWLQRQLNDPYVKQAKAEGYRSRAAYKLIELDEKFGLLKGVTRVVDLGIAPGGWSQVVRKLKPKAHVVGIDLLEVEPIDGVTIFQMDFMDDEAPAVLEDALGGKADLVMSDMAANTVGHKQTDHLRTMGLVEAGAWFAIENLAPGGTYLAKVLAGGTDNEMLKLLKQHFKTVKHAKPPASRKGSSEWYVIAQGFKGGV
- a CDS encoding prephenate dehydratase, producing MRQFAKPALALVDSMRAAAAQDPMRAIAFGGAPGSNSHQAAMQFAPDALPLPCFSFEDALEAVENGAAGCAMIPIENSQHGRVADIHFLLPGSGLAIVAEHFMRITHCLIALGPGPFEAAYSHPQALGQSHKFLSERGIIGLSHADTAGAAAFVAESGRRDVAAIAPALAADLYGLDIIEREVEDAHDNTTRFVVLAKEARDPTALEGARAMTTFIFEVKNIPAALYKALGCFATNGVNMTKLESYQKGASFAATQFFADIEGAPGDPRVDAALEELAFQTNEVRLLGSYAQARKRG
- a CDS encoding HvfC/BufC family peptide modification chaperone: MTGLAQRQAAFLGAILDDEAPLPTGWGDERAPGLAIYRNNYRSSLVKALRSTFEMTERLVGEDAFRRAAAHHCIMYPPRSWTLDLAGKGFPETCTELFTYDPDVAELAALEWAMHEAFVARNAKPLTTAGFGEACATFTEGDWEGLTLTLVPDLRVVGASHDLVRLWSSLAADTAKPDVVPFGEAQCAIVWREGERPVFALRPAWEGAALDAFHRGATFGEVCAALIETLGDEAAIAEAGAMLARWVGEGLIDKLAQGVETSSAVTPLSPFASESSDSSLSVR
- the bla gene encoding class A beta-lactamase; amino-acid sequence: MTLDRRSMIAGAAALAGMACVPLDRSADGRFSATFRILERALGGRLGVAFHAPARHAHIAYRGDERFPMCSTFKTSLAAQALSLGQDGTLDLSERVTWTADDLIFHTPFTGERVAQGATLSELAHAAQTVSDNLAANLLLDRVGGPAGLTAFWRRLGDETSRLDRMETAVNFVPEGDVRDTTTPVAMARTLAKMLATNSESPLAAPRRRELRQWMIESTTGLKRVRAGLPEDWVAGDKTGNSGAHPGMGYLRGNIGFALDPSEAPTFFAVYHQSPVGAPIDGQRVDAAFAQVGRLLAEWARRLDSPLPT